The genomic region GGGGCCTGCGATCAGGCGGATTCCCAGGAGTGCCGAAGCCGGCTGTTCAGGAACTATTCCTCCGAGGGTCTCGCGATATCCAAAAAGCGTGAGTACCCATCCGTTCAGGGCGATTCCCAGGGCCTGGCCGATCTTGGCCATGAACGTCCACTGCCCGTAGAAGACTCCCTCCCGGCGGATGCCGTTCTCGGCATAATCGTAGTCCACCACATCGGGGAGGATCGCAAAGGGCATCACGTACTGCGTTGCAAAGCCCGCCCCGGCCACGGCCATGATAAGGTAGGCCAGGCCGGGACCTGTTTTGTGTCCCAGCACATAAAAGATCAGCACCGCTGCGGCGAAGATTCCCATTCCCAGATTATAGCTGCTGCGTTTGCCGATATGCCCCGAAATCCGGACCCAGAGGGGAATCCAAACCATGGTTGAACCAAGAAGGATCGGCATGGCGATCTGAAAGGCCCCCTCGTCCTGGTATATGAAACGGAAATAATAGAGAAGCGCCCCCTGGAGAATATTTATCCCCGCGATATGCAACGACCAGGGAATCAGGGCCAACAGAAAGGGCTTGAGACGAAGAACCTCCAGGTGCGAGCGAAGAAGGTTTTTCTGTGGCACGTTTTTCCGGAGCGGTTCCTCCCGGACTGCCACCACCACCACCAGGCTGGAGGCGGCGATCACTCCGCCGATAACAACACTCATGGCAACCCATCCCGGCGCCCCGCCTCCAAAGAGGTGTACCAGGGGAAGAATGGCCACAGCCCCGATGAAGGTCCCCACCACGGCAAAGGACATGCGGTAGCCGTTGAGAAGGGTTCTCTCGTGAAAGTCATC from Alkalispirochaeta americana harbors:
- a CDS encoding MFS transporter; this encodes MRRLTWRVKLGFGAGDLGGNLFFTMSGFYLLFYLTDVAGMAAATAGTALMIGKIWDALSDPVTGYLSDRTPGRFGRRRPWIFAGSWLIWASLIMMFLPAPGRPFLWVVLAYCLVNTGYTFINIPYGALTPDLTDDFHERTLLNGYRMSFAVVGTFIGAVAILPLVHLFGGGAPGWVAMSVVIGGVIAASSLVVVVAVREEPLRKNVPQKNLLRSHLEVLRLKPFLLALIPWSLHIAGINILQGALLYYFRFIYQDEGAFQIAMPILLGSTMVWIPLWVRISGHIGKRSSYNLGMGIFAAAVLIFYVLGHKTGPGLAYLIMAVAGAGFATQYVMPFAILPDVVDYDYAENGIRREGVFYGQWTFMAKIGQALGIALNGWVLTLFGYRETLGGIVPEQPASALLGIRLIAGPLPALCFIAGIVILHFYPITRARHEEIQQKIARREKEAGGRG